In Lacerta agilis isolate rLacAgi1 chromosome 1, rLacAgi1.pri, whole genome shotgun sequence, the following proteins share a genomic window:
- the TNNI2 gene encoding troponin I, fast skeletal muscle isoform X1, translated as MSDEEKRKRAITARRQHLKSVMLQIAAGELEKEAVAKEQEKANYLAEHCPPLSLPSSMQELQDFCKKLHAKVEEVDEERYDTEVKLQKTTKELEDLSQKLFDLRGKFKRPPLKRVRMSADAMLRALLGSKHKVCMDLRANLKQVKKEDTEKEKDLRDVGDWRKNIEEKSGMEGRKKMFEGGE; from the exons ATGTCTGA TGAAGAA AAAAGGAAGAGGGCAATCACTGCCCGCCGGCAGCATCTCAAG AGTGTTATGCTCCAGATTGCTGCGGGTGAACTTGAAAAAGAAGCTGTAGCCAAAGAACAAGAAAAGGCCAACTACCTTGCAGAGCACTGTCCACCTCTGTCACTCCCCAGTTCCATGCAAGAGTTGCAG GATTTTTGCAAAAAACTTCATGCTAAGGTAGAGGAGGTTGATGAGGAAAGATACGACACAGAGGTTAAGTTACAGAAAACTACTAAGGAG CTTGAAGATCTGAGCCAGAAACTGTTTGACCTGAGGGGCAAGTTCAAGAGGCCACCTCTGAAGAGAGTCCGTATGTCTGCAGACGCTATGCTACGTGCCCTTCTGGGCTCCAAACACAAGGTCTGCATGGATCTTAGAGCCAACCTGAAGCAAGTCAAGAAGGAAGACACTGAAAAG GAGAAGGATCTTCGTGACGTGGGTGACTGGAGGAAGAACATTGAGGAGAAGTCTGGCATGGAGGGCAGGAAGAAGATGTTTGAAGGTGGCGAGTAA
- the TNNI2 gene encoding troponin I, fast skeletal muscle isoform X2 — MLQIAAGELEKEAVAKEQEKANYLAEHCPPLSLPSSMQELQDFCKKLHAKVEEVDEERYDTEVKLQKTTKELEDLSQKLFDLRGKFKRPPLKRVRMSADAMLRALLGSKHKVCMDLRANLKQVKKEDTEKEKDLRDVGDWRKNIEEKSGMEGRKKMFEGGE; from the exons ATGCTCCAGATTGCTGCGGGTGAACTTGAAAAAGAAGCTGTAGCCAAAGAACAAGAAAAGGCCAACTACCTTGCAGAGCACTGTCCACCTCTGTCACTCCCCAGTTCCATGCAAGAGTTGCAG GATTTTTGCAAAAAACTTCATGCTAAGGTAGAGGAGGTTGATGAGGAAAGATACGACACAGAGGTTAAGTTACAGAAAACTACTAAGGAG CTTGAAGATCTGAGCCAGAAACTGTTTGACCTGAGGGGCAAGTTCAAGAGGCCACCTCTGAAGAGAGTCCGTATGTCTGCAGACGCTATGCTACGTGCCCTTCTGGGCTCCAAACACAAGGTCTGCATGGATCTTAGAGCCAACCTGAAGCAAGTCAAGAAGGAAGACACTGAAAAG GAGAAGGATCTTCGTGACGTGGGTGACTGGAGGAAGAACATTGAGGAGAAGTCTGGCATGGAGGGCAGGAAGAAGATGTTTGAAGGTGGCGAGTAA